CGAAGCGGGTGCCGCATGAGCGACGCGCACTCGTGGTGCAGCAGACGCCTGATCTGCGTTGCGTGCACTGTTGAACGAAAGAACCTGCATTTCGACGGCCAGGTCCACGCGTCGCAGTTCCACGTGATCCGGAACGTCGAGCGCGATCGGCGAGAAACTCATGATGCAGAGGAGGCCGGCGCGAACGAACTGATCGCACACTTCCTGAGCGGCCTCGTCCGGTGTGGAGATGACGCCGATGGTGGCCTTCAGCTCACGGCACGCGAATTCGAGTTCGGCGATGTCCCGCACGGTCAGATCGCCCACCTGGGTTCCGACACGGGCGGAGTCGCTGTCGAAGAGTCCGACCATCTCGAATCCACGACGACTGAATCCGCCGTAGCCGACCAGTGCTTTTCCGAGGTTTCCGACGCCGACCAGAACGACCTTGTGTCCGCGGTCGAGTCCGAGCGCACGCTCGATGCGGATGCGGAGTTTGGTGACGTCGTATCCGACTCCGCGAACACCGTTGGGACCGAGGAACGACAGATCCTTGCGCAACTTCGCTGATCCGACGCCTGACGCCTGTGCAAGTTCTTCGCTGGAGACGATGGACGTACCGCGGTCGGACATGACTCCGAGGACCCGCAGGTATGCCGCCAACCGGGTCACCGTAGCCTGGGGGATGACGCGATCCTGTGTGGTTGCGGAATCGACCTCAGCAGCAGTAGTAGCGACAGGACGGCCCGCAGCGCCGGTGACGCGCTGAGCCAATGGCTCGTGCGTCTGGTGCGGTTCGGTCACGTCGTTGGCTCCTCGTCCGACCGACACAGCTGTCGACCTCCACGATGCTCCGGGGGGAATGTTCACACCACGGTAACCGCTTGTGAACCCATGCACAAAGTTGCTTGGAACGGGTTCGATGTGCCTTTAACCTGCAGAGCGGCAGATTTCCCCATATTTAGCGTTGCCTTACTTGCGTAAATCGGCTCGAAGTCTCTCTTCGTCGACTTCCCAATAACCGTGCTCGCGCCCGTCGAGAAGAATGACCGGTAGCCGATCGCCGTACTCAGCTCTCAGCTCGGGGTCGCTCGCTGCGGCTTCGTCCACGTCGATGCACGTCACTTCAAGCTCGAACTCACTGCAGACCCGCGCCAGCACCTCCGCAGCGCCTACACAGGAGGCGCATCCTGCGCGGGTCAACAAGGTCACTTCATGGGTGTTCACAGTCATCGAGTAAGGACCTTTCCTCAGGCGCGATGTTCGTCTACGTGTCGGTCAAGTCTGCCTTCTGCGCCCGCCCCGATACCAAATCGCCCGAGAGGAAGGTCACACACACTCACACTCATCGCCATCCACACCTTGGAGCCTCACCGCGGAGGATAGGCTGACTTCAAGAGTTCTCTGCTCAACGGTGCAACACGGGAGGTGCGGGTGCCTGCGCGATCACTACCGAACGGTTCCGGATTCGGGTCGGGGCTGGCCGGGGTCATTCTCCCCGGTCGTCGCCGGGCCAAGAATCCGCTGGGACCGAGCGAATCGGAAGTTCGAGCCAACCTTGCCGGTGAGGCCAGCGTGGACGCGGCGCTTGCACTCACCGCGGCCGCCCATCCGGAAGAACCGGCCGCCGACGACGCCGTACCGGCGGTGCCGCGGGACCTCACTGCTGCGGCGTTCTTCGACGTCGACAACACCATGGTCCAGGGTGCGTCCATCATTCACTTCGCCCGTGGGTTGGCCGCCCGGAAGTACCTGAAGACGTCGGACCTGGTGGATTTCGCCTGGAAACAGGTCAAGTTCCGGGTCACCGGACGCGAGAGCAGTGACGACGTCGCCGAGGGCCGTGAGAAGGCCCTCTCGTTCGTGGCGGGCCGGTCCACGGCCGAACTCGCCCGCCTCGGCGAGGAAATCTACGACGAGGTGATCGCGGACAAGATCTGGCCGGGCACCCGGGCGCTGGCTCAGATGCACCTGGACGCGGGTCAGCAGGTCTGGTTGGTGACGGCCACCCCCGTCGAACTCGCGCAGGTCATTGCCGAGAAACTAGGTCTGACTGGAGCCTTGGGTACCGTCGCGGAAAGCGAGGACGGCGTCTTCACCGGCCGTCTTGTCGGTGACATCCTGCATGGAATGGGCAAGGCGCATGCAGTCCGTACCCTCGCGGTTCGTGAGGGACTCAACCTCAAGCGGTGCTCCGCGTACTCCGACTCGCACAACGACGTCCCGATGCTCTCCCTGGTCGGTACCGCCGTTGCGATCAACCCCGACGCCGATCTTCGTGAACTCGCGAAGAACCGCGGCTGGGAAGTGCGTGATTTCCGCACCGCCCGCAAAGCCGCCAAGATCGGCGTTCCCACAGCGCTGGTACTCGGGGCGATCAGCGGGGCACTCGCGGTCATTCTCGCGCGTCGCAAAGAACAGAGCGCCTGACGGAACGTACGAAGTCCGGATCGAATCGATCCGGACTTCGTACGTTCAGCCGAGGAAAATATTGCGGCGCTTGGCCAGCAACCGGTAGAGCGTCTGCTGGATGGTCTCACGCACGTGGTCGGTCACTTCGAAGAGAACCATCGGATCCTCTTCGGCGCCTGCGTCGTACGTGTCCGTGACAATCGGCGTCCCGAATTCGATGTGCCATTTCGACGGTAGCGGGACAAGCCCGAGCGGTCCTAGATGCGGAAACAACGGAGTGACCGGGAAATACGGAAGGCCCAACAACCGCGACAGCGTCGTCAGGTCGCCGATTTTCGGGTAGATCTCTTCCGAGCCGACTATCGAGCACGGAATGATCGGAACTCCGGTACGCATTGCGGCCGACACGAATCCGCCGCGTCCGAACCGCTGCAACTTGTACCGTTCACTGAACGGCTTTCCGATTCCCTTGAACCCTTCGGGGAAGACTGCGGCCACTTCACCCTCACGCAGAAGCCGCTCGGCGTCCGGGTTGCAGGCCAGGGTATGCCCGGCTTTGCGTGCGAGTCCACCGACCAGCGGCATCTCGAATGCCATGTCCGCAGCCAGCATTCGCAGTGGCCGGTGCGCCGGATGGTGATCGTGTACGGCAACGGACGTCATCAGCCCGTCGATCGGAATCACGCCGGCATGATTCGCAACCACGAGCGCGCCGCCGGTAAGGGGAATGTTCTCGATTCCGCTGACCTCGACACGAAACCACTTCTCGAACAGTGGCCGGAGCATCGGCATGACGATGTGGTCCGCGAAGTGCGGGTCGAACCCGAACTCGTCGACCTCGTAGTCACCGGCCATCCGGCGACGCAGGAACTCCGCAGTCGACGCGATCTGATCGACAAGTCCCGAGCGGACGGTGTCGACAAACGATCCGTCATTGGGAGTCTTGGGCGGCAACGTCGAACTCGAAGGATGCCGGCGCTCGCTTTGCTCTCGCACCAAACGCTCGGCGCCGGTTACCGATTCACCCGAGCGAGCTTCACTTCGGGCCGGGTGCGGCCGCAACGGAATTACCTTTGCCACGTCACTCATCGCTCCACCACACCTCGGTCCGGGGTCATCATCGACATCACGTCGGCGCTCGGCGACGCACTGGCTCCGTTGCCGCCGACGATCGCGGTCAGCGTTTTCTCCGCACGGTCGATCCACTCGGACCCGATGATCCGCCGCGTCTGCATGGCCCGGACGAAGTCGTCGAGCGCTTGCATCGTCGTCCACCTCGGCTCGAAGCCCATCTCACTGCGCATGCGTGTGGTGTCCAGGCCGCAACCGAACCGGAAGTACTCGAGTTGTTCGTCGGTGTACAACCGCATCGACGAACCGACCAAGGCATTGCCGACGCTACGGAACAGCGCCAACGGCATCGGAACTTCGATGCGTCCGGCTCGCCTGATGGCCTGCGACATCATCACAACCCCGTCTGCGGCGATGTTGTACGTTCCCGACACCGGGGTGATGGTGGCGCATTCGAGCGCGGCAAGCGCGTCCTCGGCGTGCAGTAACTGCAGGCGTGCGTTGCGTCCAGCGATGGTCGGAACCACCGGTGCGCTGACGTAGTGCCCGACCGTCGCGGTGAGTTGGGGTCCGATCAGCGGGGCAAGCCTCAGAATCGCGACGTCGATGTCGGGCCGGCGACGCCCCATGCCGCGGAGATACCCCTCGATTTCGAGGGTGTCGCGGGCGTACCCTCCTGGCGGGCGCCGACGCGCGCTCATCTCCTCGGTGAACTGAGCCGGATCCTTGGCACTGCACCCGTACACCACCGACGCGGATCGGAGCACGACTTTACGAACGGTGGGGGCCTTCTGACACACAGCGAACAACTGCATGGCGCCGATGACATTCATGTCCTTCATCGCTGCGCGCGAACCTGATTTGGGGGCCTTCTGCAAGGTCGACGCGTGTACGACGGTATCAACTTCGGCGTTCCGGATGACCTTGCCGATGAGAGGATTGCGGATGTCGGCGCGCACGAATTCGGCACGGCCCATTCTGCGCAACATGTCTTTGCTGGGACTCACCGAATCAACGGCGATCACTCGCTCGATTGCCGGATTCTGCGCCAGTCTGGTCACCAGGTAACCGCCCAGAAATCGGCTTGTGCCGGTCACGAGAACCACGCGGGGAACTACATTGTCCGATTTCGTGTCGCCTGCTGATTTTTCGTCGGCTGCTGTGTCACGAACTACCACCAAGTACCCCCATATCCAGGACGGACGAGCGTTCCCGAATCACTTTTGTGACAAGTTTCCCCCACCATACGGCCAGTCGGGGTCTCGCGCTGTTTACCCGCATCACGCTCATTCAAGACATATCTCCCACCTAGTGGGACGGCGTGTCCATAACCCCGAACAGACAGCGATGCCCGCCGCTTCCGAAGAAGTGGCGGGCATCGACGCTTAGTGCACAGTACTGCTTATTTACCGAGTTTCCTGCGCTGCACTCGGGTACGACGAAGCAACTTGCGGTGCTTCTTCTTGGACATGCGCTTGCGACGCTTCTTGATCACTGAACCCATAGCGGGTGTCCCTCACGTTCTTCTATAGCGTTCCTGCGCACGCCGGTCACGTACGCCTGCGCCAAGCAACTGGCGCCTGGCCCTCGTTTTAACTAGCTCAGCGCCTTACGACACCAGCTTGCTGGTACGACAGTTGATCATCGTACCGGTGCGGAGTCACACGACATAAACCGAGCCTCCGGCACAGCTTCCGCTGTGCCCGCGACAGGGCTCACGCCGAACTCGTCCTCTCCGAATCGGCTGGCCAGCATCGGCTGGTCAGCCTGCGTCGAAGTACGAGGTTTCGAGATAATCGTGCACGGCTTTCGCATGTACACGGAACGAACGTCCCACTCGAACAGCGGGCAGTTCGCCGCTGTGCACCAAGCGGTACACAGTCATCTTCGACACCCTCATCAGCGTTGCCACTTCGGCAACTGTGAGGAATTGTGTTCCGGCCACAGCCGGTTTTCCGTCGTGGGACGAACCCATGGACGGCTTGTTTGCAGACACCATAAATCCACATACCTCCAGTACGACTCGCGCCGCCGGCTTCCCCTCCGGCGGAACAGACACGTACGTACTAACCCGAGCTTAGCTGTACTTGTGGGGTTAAAGCGACGGGTGTGGCGTAATGGGCGTCTATTCGACAGCTGCACCCATGGCCACGGAACGTGCCTTGGCAGCGTCGAGAGCGTTGTAGAACGCGGTCCGGATGCCACCTGCTTCCAGTTCGCGAACGGCGGCGGCCGTCGTCCCACCGGGTGAGGTCACGGCAGCCCGAAGATCCCCGGCACTGTCGCCGGTGCGATCGAGCATCGCTGCCGATCCGACCATGGTCTGAACAACCAGTTCCGACGCCACCGCGCGAGTGAGACCGAGACTGACGCCGGCATCGATCATCGCTTCGGCCACCAGGAACATGTACGCCGGACCGGAACCGGAAACCGCCGTGACAGCGTCGATCTGCGATTCGGGCACCGTGACGACCTTGCCGACGCTGCCGAGAATTCCGCGGACCAATTCCAGGTGCTCAGGCTTGACGTGTCGGCCAGGAGCCATGACGCTCACACCTTCGCCGACCAGCATCGGAGTGTTCGGCATGACCCGAATCACCGGGAACCCCGC
The nucleotide sequence above comes from Rhodococcus sp. KBS0724. Encoded proteins:
- a CDS encoding lysophospholipid acyltransferase family protein, which translates into the protein MSDVAKVIPLRPHPARSEARSGESVTGAERLVREQSERRHPSSSTLPPKTPNDGSFVDTVRSGLVDQIASTAEFLRRRMAGDYEVDEFGFDPHFADHIVMPMLRPLFEKWFRVEVSGIENIPLTGGALVVANHAGVIPIDGLMTSVAVHDHHPAHRPLRMLAADMAFEMPLVGGLARKAGHTLACNPDAERLLREGEVAAVFPEGFKGIGKPFSERYKLQRFGRGGFVSAAMRTGVPIIPCSIVGSEEIYPKIGDLTTLSRLLGLPYFPVTPLFPHLGPLGLVPLPSKWHIEFGTPIVTDTYDAGAEEDPMVLFEVTDHVRETIQQTLYRLLAKRRNIFLG
- a CDS encoding glutaredoxin family protein gives rise to the protein MTVNTHEVTLLTRAGCASCVGAAEVLARVCSEFELEVTCIDVDEAAASDPELRAEYGDRLPVILLDGREHGYWEVDEERLRADLRK
- the proC gene encoding pyrroline-5-carboxylate reductase, producing MTRIAIIGGGKIGEALISGLLQAGHAIKDLVVAEQYQPRVAELIAEYSIRVTTIEDAAEGADVIVIAVKPNDVEAALTALSKVDLDGDLEQLIVSLAAGIPVGFYETRLPAGFPVIRVMPNTPMLVGEGVSVMAPGRHVKPEHLELVRGILGSVGKVVTVPESQIDAVTAVSGSGPAYMFLVAEAMIDAGVSLGLTRAVASELVVQTMVGSAAMLDRTGDSAGDLRAAVTSPGGTTAAAVRELEAGGIRTAFYNALDAAKARSVAMGAAVE
- a CDS encoding NAD-dependent epimerase/dehydratase family protein; translation: MVLVTGTSRFLGGYLVTRLAQNPAIERVIAVDSVSPSKDMLRRMGRAEFVRADIRNPLIGKVIRNAEVDTVVHASTLQKAPKSGSRAAMKDMNVIGAMQLFAVCQKAPTVRKVVLRSASVVYGCSAKDPAQFTEEMSARRRPPGGYARDTLEIEGYLRGMGRRRPDIDVAILRLAPLIGPQLTATVGHYVSAPVVPTIAGRNARLQLLHAEDALAALECATITPVSGTYNIAADGVVMMSQAIRRAGRIEVPMPLALFRSVGNALVGSSMRLYTDEQLEYFRFGCGLDTTRMRSEMGFEPRWTTMQALDDFVRAMQTRRIIGSEWIDRAEKTLTAIVGGNGASASPSADVMSMMTPDRGVVER
- a CDS encoding 30S ribosomal protein bS22, producing the protein MGSVIKKRRKRMSKKKHRKLLRRTRVQRRKLGK
- a CDS encoding helix-turn-helix domain-containing protein, with translation MVSANKPSMGSSHDGKPAVAGTQFLTVAEVATLMRVSKMTVYRLVHSGELPAVRVGRSFRVHAKAVHDYLETSYFDAG
- a CDS encoding HAD family phosphatase produces the protein MPARSLPNGSGFGSGLAGVILPGRRRAKNPLGPSESEVRANLAGEASVDAALALTAAAHPEEPAADDAVPAVPRDLTAAAFFDVDNTMVQGASIIHFARGLAARKYLKTSDLVDFAWKQVKFRVTGRESSDDVAEGREKALSFVAGRSTAELARLGEEIYDEVIADKIWPGTRALAQMHLDAGQQVWLVTATPVELAQVIAEKLGLTGALGTVAESEDGVFTGRLVGDILHGMGKAHAVRTLAVREGLNLKRCSAYSDSHNDVPMLSLVGTAVAINPDADLRELAKNRGWEVRDFRTARKAAKIGVPTALVLGAISGALAVILARRKEQSA
- a CDS encoding redox-sensing transcriptional repressor Rex; the encoded protein is MSVGRGANDVTEPHQTHEPLAQRVTGAAGRPVATTAAEVDSATTQDRVIPQATVTRLAAYLRVLGVMSDRGTSIVSSEELAQASGVGSAKLRKDLSFLGPNGVRGVGYDVTKLRIRIERALGLDRGHKVVLVGVGNLGKALVGYGGFSRRGFEMVGLFDSDSARVGTQVGDLTVRDIAELEFACRELKATIGVISTPDEAAQEVCDQFVRAGLLCIMSFSPIALDVPDHVELRRVDLAVEMQVLSFNSARNADQASAAPRVRVAHAAPASSRPSTSSPAPVGAGSTRNGSVIAP